The following proteins come from a genomic window of Leptospira bandrabouensis:
- the mltG gene encoding endolytic transglycosylase MltG, with product MNSKLKKYLVLSGLSISLLLVLALIGFFVVDELKGGAVGDGQNKYELIIDPGEPSSSVVRELAAAGMIKSSVYFNYLMKFTRAGNKIKQGVYDINDGMSSRKILDVIISGKVKLISFTVPEGYNNRQIGDLLVSKKLAISREEFLKVTQSPALLTKYNIPAKTLEGYLFPETYSVPLNYPLERITEMMIKRFYKKLESIPEAKDIKPADLHFRVVLASIVEREAVRKEERPMMAGVFLTRIEKNINLESCATIQYLFDKPKKRLFESDLKIVSPYNTYINGGWPPGPISNPGLPALEAAFKPMKSDKLFFLLKPDGSHYFSSTFKEHLEAKKKFIDVLYQ from the coding sequence ATGAACTCGAAACTTAAAAAATACCTGGTTTTATCAGGATTAAGTATTTCCTTACTATTAGTTTTGGCCTTGATTGGTTTTTTCGTAGTCGACGAACTCAAAGGAGGTGCTGTCGGCGATGGGCAAAATAAATACGAACTCATCATTGATCCCGGCGAACCTTCATCGAGTGTAGTACGCGAGTTAGCTGCTGCGGGAATGATCAAATCATCTGTATATTTCAATTACTTGATGAAATTTACGAGAGCCGGAAACAAAATCAAACAAGGTGTTTATGACATTAATGACGGAATGAGTTCACGTAAAATTCTCGACGTCATCATTTCTGGAAAAGTAAAACTCATAAGTTTTACCGTACCTGAAGGATATAACAATCGCCAGATTGGAGATTTATTAGTTTCAAAAAAACTAGCCATCTCACGAGAAGAATTTTTGAAAGTGACACAAAGTCCTGCTTTGCTAACAAAATACAATATTCCTGCAAAAACTTTAGAAGGTTATTTGTTTCCTGAAACGTATTCGGTTCCTTTAAATTATCCTTTGGAACGAATTACTGAGATGATGATCAAGCGTTTCTATAAAAAATTAGAATCCATTCCTGAGGCGAAAGATATAAAACCAGCGGATCTTCATTTTAGAGTAGTACTTGCTTCCATAGTGGAAAGGGAGGCTGTGAGAAAAGAAGAAAGACCTATGATGGCAGGTGTGTTTTTAACTCGGATTGAAAAAAATATTAATTTAGAGTCTTGTGCTACCATTCAGTATTTATTTGATAAACCCAAAAAAAGGTTATTTGAATCTGATCTTAAGATTGTATCACCATACAATACTTATATCAACGGTGGATGGCCACCAGGACCAATTTCGAATCCAGGTTTACCAGCGTTAGAAGCTGCTTTTAAGCCAATGAAATCGGATAAATTGTTTTTTCTTCTCAAACCTGATGGTTCTCATTATTTTTCTTCCACATTCAAGGAACATTTAGAGGCTAAAAAGAAATTTATAGATGTTTTATATCAATAG
- a CDS encoding TonB-dependent receptor — MKKIIILLTLFLATSLSIFAQSNGSVKGTIIDSENGEPVFGATIVVRSEKKFAKTDFDGKYTLDLPPGTYQVEYQMYGYGPQNRTIVVAAGKASQMNVTFGAQVLQTVEVKDRALNESDAALLQLQKKSATVSDSIGAESIKKSPDSSANEIVKRVTGITLIGGKYVFVRGLGERYSSTYLNDAYIPSTEPDKRVVPLDLFPASLIKNIRIIKTFVPEESAEFSGGLVKIETKEYPDEFTMKVGLGIGYNSNTTRNKWQTFNGGDFFGRPTANQELPSIVKSVPEYLPFEPGSRFGGINPSLISLGATTFPSTWTPDTTKAPYDKNFNFTVGNTFKLTESGQRLGVLFGTTHSVDYRFKRQKDVRYIPGNPVNLSLKDLTTVSPLQTQDADIYLEERLFGNNLNLAYEPMSGQQFFLKNFYSVSSEKSVRESVGTNNIDNFQFFSQTNDFISRQLFNSSFGGKHSINLGSIGRPHTLDWQMNYGEAKRDEPNLTQQVWRRPQTSPVTTVPTRLGNNPDGSRFYSTANDTVRSFSVAYEIPFDQWNGLKSSFKFGGSALDRFKSFTFREFGSKSNVGATTNDLYPVPGELVYNPLEFLRTNSTGLANRTFSERQVEPNAYDAYQKLHSYFSQIDIPLFSKFRFIGGARYEDSYQKVKTFVLKEQFDVRKPGYGCETGSEGERILLVKNNICAADNNGVGEIRTKDVLPSANFVYEFLKDQNLRFGYTQTLTRPDFREMSPFAFTPYFGGDRIRGNPNLQRTYIHNFDFRYEYFMGGANYAAVGVFHKDLSNPIELIGQPVAGQISPFFTYANASRATIRGVELDFRREFFDRFRFETNVFFIKSLVNVMTWEQFTIGKAGILDPIDRSFSYDPTNIRRPLQGQSDFVANLKFDVYLNKLKTTTIGLYYNYFGDRIFVVGANGTPDAYERGVGLTDIVFSHKIDEKLDFKFAAKNVTDQRFKIYVKDELLNEEKLFRSYREGVSFSMSAGYKF, encoded by the coding sequence ATTAAGAAGATAATCATTCTACTCACATTGTTTCTTGCTACATCTCTGAGCATATTTGCCCAAAGTAATGGGTCAGTAAAAGGAACAATTATTGATTCGGAAAACGGAGAGCCTGTCTTCGGTGCCACTATCGTTGTAAGATCTGAGAAAAAATTTGCTAAGACTGATTTTGATGGAAAATATACATTAGATCTCCCCCCTGGCACATACCAAGTGGAATACCAAATGTACGGTTATGGTCCACAAAATAGGACAATAGTCGTTGCTGCTGGAAAAGCTAGTCAAATGAATGTGACTTTTGGAGCGCAAGTTTTACAAACAGTTGAAGTAAAAGATCGCGCTTTGAATGAATCAGATGCAGCTCTATTACAACTTCAAAAAAAATCTGCAACTGTATCAGATTCTATCGGTGCTGAATCTATCAAAAAATCCCCAGATTCATCTGCAAATGAAATAGTAAAACGTGTAACAGGAATTACATTGATTGGTGGTAAATATGTTTTTGTAAGAGGTCTTGGTGAAAGATATTCCTCTACATACTTAAATGATGCTTACATTCCATCGACAGAACCTGATAAACGTGTTGTTCCGTTAGATTTATTTCCTGCTTCCTTAATTAAAAATATTAGAATTATTAAGACTTTTGTTCCAGAAGAATCTGCTGAATTCTCCGGAGGATTAGTTAAAATTGAAACTAAGGAATATCCAGATGAATTTACTATGAAAGTTGGATTGGGTATTGGTTATAATTCAAATACTACAAGGAATAAATGGCAAACTTTTAATGGTGGGGATTTTTTTGGAAGACCAACTGCAAACCAAGAATTACCTTCAATTGTAAAATCTGTTCCAGAATATTTACCATTTGAACCTGGTAGTAGATTTGGTGGAATCAATCCATCTTTAATCAGTTTAGGAGCTACTACATTTCCTTCTACATGGACTCCTGATACGACCAAAGCACCATATGATAAAAACTTCAATTTTACAGTTGGAAATACATTTAAATTAACAGAATCCGGCCAAAGGTTAGGTGTCCTTTTTGGAACAACACACTCAGTTGATTATCGTTTCAAAAGGCAAAAAGATGTTCGTTATATACCGGGTAATCCTGTAAATCTCTCTCTTAAAGATCTTACTACAGTTTCTCCACTACAAACACAAGATGCTGATATCTATTTAGAAGAACGTTTGTTTGGAAACAATTTAAACTTGGCTTATGAACCAATGAGTGGTCAGCAATTCTTTCTTAAGAATTTTTATTCTGTATCTTCTGAAAAGTCAGTTCGTGAATCTGTTGGAACAAACAATATTGACAATTTTCAATTTTTTTCACAGACTAATGATTTCATAAGCAGACAATTATTTAATTCAAGTTTTGGTGGAAAACATTCAATTAACTTAGGTTCTATTGGAAGGCCACATACTCTCGATTGGCAGATGAACTATGGTGAAGCTAAAAGAGATGAACCAAACTTAACACAACAAGTTTGGCGTAGACCACAAACTAGTCCAGTTACTACCGTCCCTACTAGATTAGGTAATAACCCTGATGGTTCTAGATTTTATTCTACTGCAAATGATACCGTGAGAAGTTTTAGCGTAGCATACGAAATACCTTTTGACCAATGGAATGGACTTAAATCTTCATTTAAATTTGGAGGCTCGGCTTTAGACCGATTCAAATCATTTACTTTCCGAGAGTTTGGATCCAAATCAAATGTTGGAGCTACTACCAATGACTTGTATCCAGTTCCAGGAGAGCTCGTATATAATCCTTTAGAATTTCTGAGAACTAATAGCACAGGACTTGCCAATAGAACTTTTTCTGAAAGGCAAGTTGAGCCTAACGCTTATGATGCATATCAGAAATTGCATTCTTATTTTTCTCAAATTGATATCCCACTATTCTCAAAGTTTAGATTTATTGGTGGAGCGAGATATGAAGACTCTTACCAAAAGGTAAAAACATTTGTATTGAAGGAACAGTTTGATGTAAGAAAGCCAGGTTATGGTTGTGAAACTGGGTCGGAAGGAGAGAGAATTCTTTTAGTTAAAAACAATATATGTGCTGCAGATAATAATGGTGTAGGTGAAATTAGAACTAAAGATGTTCTTCCAAGTGCAAATTTTGTTTATGAATTTCTTAAGGATCAAAACTTAAGGTTTGGTTATACTCAAACTTTAACAAGACCAGATTTTAGAGAAATGTCTCCATTTGCTTTCACTCCTTACTTTGGAGGTGATAGAATTAGAGGAAATCCAAACTTACAAAGAACGTATATTCATAACTTTGATTTTAGATATGAATACTTTATGGGTGGTGCAAACTATGCAGCAGTTGGTGTATTTCATAAAGACCTTTCCAATCCTATTGAGTTAATTGGACAACCTGTCGCAGGTCAAATATCACCATTTTTTACTTATGCAAACGCTAGCCGCGCCACGATTCGAGGGGTTGAACTAGATTTCAGAAGGGAATTTTTTGATAGATTTCGTTTTGAAACAAACGTTTTCTTTATTAAGTCTTTAGTAAACGTTATGACATGGGAGCAGTTTACAATAGGAAAAGCAGGAATATTGGATCCAATCGATAGAAGTTTTTCTTATGATCCAACTAACATTCGAAGACCCTTGCAAGGACAATCTGACTTTGTTGCAAACCTAAAATTTGATGTTTATTTGAATAAATTAAAAACTACAACTATTGGATTATACTATAACTACTTTGGAGATAGAATCTTTGTGGTCGGGGCTAACGGTACTCCTGATGCTTATGAACGTGGTGTAGGTTTGACGGACATTGTGTTCTCTCACAAAATAGATGAAAAATTAGATTTTAAATTTGCAGCGAAGAACGTAACAGACCAAAGGTTTAAGATTTATGTTAAGGATGAGTTACTCAACGAAGAGAAACTTTTCCGATCCTACAGGGAAGGTGTTTCTTTCTCCATGTCTGCTGGATATAAGTTCTAA
- a CDS encoding prohibitin family protein, with product MKRRSIFPNSFQFLVILGVSLSSFISCLSIISPGEVGLMWRPYSTGLSQKPLESRVQTYMPWNSVYIYSIQWTSHQEKVEVLTRDDLTITVSAAIIIRPIQNEIYELEMEIGRDYYEKVVKPQFRTAIRNILSAYNMVSISKETPNVSAQIKKSLAEKLKDKHVEIDDVIIDDVEYSPSILKAIESKLTKQQEQEQMKFEINIAKRDAEIQQISADGRAKAVLIEAEAQAKAQRMISESLTPKYIQLKAMENPNNKLIFVPNGKDGLPIIVNPEGK from the coding sequence ATGAAACGTCGATCCATTTTTCCAAACAGTTTCCAGTTCCTTGTCATTTTGGGTGTGAGCCTATCCTCTTTTATATCTTGTTTGTCCATCATTAGCCCGGGCGAGGTGGGACTGATGTGGAGGCCATATAGCACCGGCCTCAGCCAGAAACCACTGGAATCCAGAGTGCAAACTTATATGCCTTGGAATAGTGTTTATATTTACTCAATCCAATGGACGAGTCACCAAGAAAAGGTAGAAGTATTAACTCGAGATGATTTGACCATTACCGTTAGTGCGGCTATTATCATCCGACCGATCCAAAATGAAATTTACGAACTAGAAATGGAGATTGGCCGAGATTATTATGAGAAGGTTGTTAAACCTCAATTTCGCACTGCGATAAGAAATATTTTATCTGCTTATAATATGGTTTCGATTTCCAAAGAAACACCTAACGTCTCTGCACAAATTAAAAAGTCTCTGGCCGAAAAACTAAAAGACAAACATGTCGAAATCGATGATGTAATTATTGATGATGTTGAGTATAGCCCATCCATTTTAAAAGCAATAGAAAGTAAACTTACTAAACAACAAGAACAAGAACAAATGAAGTTCGAAATCAATATTGCGAAACGAGATGCAGAAATCCAACAGATCTCTGCGGATGGTAGGGCCAAAGCCGTACTCATTGAAGCTGAAGCACAAGCCAAAGCACAACGAATGATTTCGGAATCCTTAACACCAAAATACATCCAATTGAAGGCAATGGAGAATCCGAATAATAAATTGATTTTTGTTCCCAACGGAAAAGATGGATTGCCGATTATCGTGAATCCAGAGGGGAAATGA
- a CDS encoding ankyrin repeat domain-containing protein codes for MLQFLSTRFFIPAKPFLIFLTIIQFGVSCMEDETVVKAPMSREHRLFHAVEKGNLELVKELLAEGVSINAKDSLGNSPLIKAADEEDLDMAKFLIEKGANVNLRNTTGETALYRAVYRGNLDLVKLLVKAGAETKVKTVGGVSLAELADERGEEGILKYLLSLK; via the coding sequence ATGTTACAATTTCTTTCCACTCGATTTTTTATTCCTGCAAAGCCCTTTCTCATTTTTTTGACAATCATCCAATTTGGTGTTTCCTGTATGGAAGATGAAACGGTTGTCAAAGCACCCATGAGCCGCGAACATCGCCTCTTTCACGCAGTAGAAAAAGGAAACTTAGAATTAGTAAAAGAACTTTTGGCGGAAGGAGTCTCTATCAATGCTAAGGACTCCTTAGGCAATTCCCCTCTCATCAAAGCTGCTGACGAAGAGGATTTGGACATGGCAAAGTTCTTAATCGAAAAAGGTGCCAACGTTAATCTTCGTAATACGACAGGAGAAACCGCACTCTACCGCGCTGTATACCGCGGAAATTTGGATTTAGTAAAACTCTTAGTGAAAGCTGGGGCAGAAACCAAAGTCAAAACCGTAGGTGGTGTGAGTCTTGCGGAACTTGCCGATGAACGAGGAGAAGAGGGGATTTTGAAATATTTGCTCTCTCTAAAATAG
- a CDS encoding type II toxin-antitoxin system Phd/YefM family antitoxin: MKAFPVGELKTKFSNILELVQNGEEVEILYGKNKKPVAKIVPLYSKKSGKRKLGILKGKSKITFAKNFKMTEDELLNLK; encoded by the coding sequence ATGAAAGCATTCCCTGTTGGTGAGCTCAAAACTAAATTCTCAAATATATTAGAATTAGTACAAAATGGTGAGGAAGTTGAAATTCTTTATGGAAAAAACAAAAAGCCAGTCGCCAAAATAGTCCCGCTATATTCTAAAAAATCGGGAAAACGAAAATTAGGAATATTAAAGGGAAAATCAAAAATTACTTTCGCAAAAAATTTCAAAATGACTGAAGATGAATTACTAAATTTGAAATGA
- a CDS encoding type II toxin-antitoxin system VapC family toxin, whose translation MNYLIDTHCILWCISDPEKLSKNVLKIIENSSNRIIVSSISLWEIALKIRLKKLEISGFKEENIPELLTKMNIEIMDFSGDEAILFSKFELLDHKDPFDLFLIYLSIKRNYTLISRDSVISKMKLKGFKTIW comes from the coding sequence ATGAATTATTTAATTGATACACATTGCATACTTTGGTGTATTTCTGATCCGGAAAAATTGAGTAAAAATGTTTTAAAAATCATAGAAAATTCGAGTAATCGTATAATCGTTTCTAGCATATCGTTATGGGAAATAGCACTAAAAATTAGGTTAAAGAAATTAGAAATTTCTGGGTTCAAAGAGGAAAATATACCTGAATTATTAACAAAAATGAATATAGAAATTATGGATTTTTCCGGCGATGAAGCAATTCTATTTTCAAAATTTGAGCTTTTAGATCATAAAGATCCATTTGACTTATTTCTTATTTACCTATCAATTAAGCGTAATTACACTCTCATTAGTAGAGATTCAGTTATATCTAAAATGAAGCTTAAAGGTTTCAAAACTATCTGGTAA
- a CDS encoding M20/M25/M40 family metallo-hydrolase: MKFFISFLIGISFFLQCSFGQKVKYAELKQSYPKVNWEARRTEAVKLLTDLLKIPSVRGNEIQVAKYIQAVLTKEGIPSRFVFDPKHPTRPNLIAELPATVPNPEPGIILANHLDTVEFDPREWKMAPLSGTVNEGRVWGRGAIDMKGMAVMELLAFLEIKRSGIPRTRKIMYLALADEESGSELGGKYMTSKQKQVFEGYEYAINEGGVATRDIVIPGSTIFNIQYAEKGNIWLRAKIKGTSGHGSSPPTQYPALSLIQFFNEVRELESDIRITEETDAFFYQLGTISSFPKSFFLKNARNPLIKPLLHGTIRSNRHLTAMTTNTKSITGFRTTEGEGGENVIAGEASGRLDIRTLPGVDIEEFANKVKTIAAKYNAEITFTDINPTDVSPINTRFFSTLAAVSVNKFPNSTVTPFLSPGKTDNSYLRRVGIKAYGLIPAVLKSEDIDGMHGKNENMTIDNLELGTKILFETLVEMNQ, translated from the coding sequence ATGAAATTTTTCATTTCGTTTTTAATAGGAATTAGTTTCTTTTTACAATGTTCGTTTGGTCAAAAGGTTAAGTATGCGGAACTAAAACAATCTTACCCGAAAGTGAATTGGGAAGCCCGTAGAACAGAAGCCGTCAAACTTTTGACCGATCTTTTGAAGATCCCTTCTGTGCGTGGAAACGAAATCCAAGTGGCCAAGTACATCCAAGCTGTCCTCACAAAAGAAGGAATTCCTTCTCGATTTGTTTTTGATCCCAAACACCCCACAAGACCAAACTTAATTGCGGAATTACCAGCCACAGTTCCCAATCCCGAACCAGGGATCATCCTCGCCAACCATTTGGATACAGTCGAATTTGATCCTCGTGAATGGAAAATGGCACCACTTTCTGGCACTGTAAACGAAGGTCGAGTTTGGGGGCGAGGGGCTATTGATATGAAAGGAATGGCAGTTATGGAATTACTCGCCTTTCTGGAAATCAAACGATCGGGAATTCCAAGAACTAGAAAAATTATGTATTTGGCTTTGGCCGATGAAGAATCTGGTTCCGAGTTAGGTGGAAAGTATATGACTTCAAAACAAAAACAAGTTTTTGAAGGATATGAATACGCCATCAATGAAGGTGGAGTTGCCACAAGAGACATTGTGATTCCTGGTTCCACTATCTTTAACATTCAATATGCGGAAAAAGGAAACATTTGGTTAAGAGCAAAAATTAAAGGAACAAGCGGACATGGGTCCTCACCTCCAACACAATACCCAGCCTTATCCTTAATTCAATTTTTTAATGAAGTGAGAGAACTAGAATCTGATATTCGCATAACAGAAGAAACCGATGCGTTTTTTTACCAACTTGGGACTATCAGTTCTTTTCCAAAATCTTTCTTTTTAAAAAATGCAAGAAATCCACTCATTAAACCTTTATTACATGGAACCATTCGAAGCAATCGCCACCTGACGGCAATGACAACCAATACAAAATCCATTACAGGATTTCGTACCACAGAAGGGGAAGGTGGAGAAAATGTGATAGCGGGCGAAGCTTCAGGAAGATTGGATATCCGCACACTTCCCGGTGTTGATATTGAGGAATTTGCCAATAAGGTAAAAACCATTGCTGCCAAATACAATGCAGAGATTACATTTACCGACATCAATCCGACAGATGTATCTCCCATCAATACGCGTTTTTTTAGCACCTTGGCCGCTGTTTCTGTGAATAAATTTCCCAATAGTACAGTGACTCCTTTCCTTTCTCCGGGCAAAACAGATAATTCTTATTTAAGACGGGTAGGAATCAAAGCTTACGGTCTGATTCCCGCAGTTCTTAAATCAGAAGACATCGATGGAATGCATGGAAAAAATGAAAACATGACGATTGATAATTTGGAACTTGGAACTAAGATCCTTTTTGAGACTTTAGTAGAGATGAATCAGTAA
- a CDS encoding class I SAM-dependent methyltransferase, giving the protein MYSKTFWNERYASEEYVYGKDPNEFLRTRLPNLKKGRILFPCEGEGRNAVFAAGLGWDVFAFDQSESGKEKATALAKEKNVSFHYEISDALNYPYAPDQMDMVALIYCHFPKSIRTTIHRNCVRTLKPGGILLLEAFSPDQLKYTSGGPKDPDMLYHLKDLRMDFSEMSVEYEEALEIELNESPFHRGKAAIVRLVLRKI; this is encoded by the coding sequence ATGTATTCTAAAACTTTCTGGAATGAACGTTATGCGAGCGAAGAATATGTTTATGGAAAAGATCCAAATGAGTTTTTACGTACTCGTTTACCAAATTTAAAAAAAGGAAGAATCCTTTTTCCATGTGAAGGAGAAGGACGAAATGCTGTTTTTGCTGCTGGCCTTGGTTGGGATGTATTTGCCTTTGATCAGTCAGAATCTGGAAAAGAAAAAGCAACGGCTCTTGCTAAAGAAAAAAATGTAAGTTTTCATTATGAAATTTCAGATGCTTTGAATTATCCTTATGCACCCGACCAAATGGATATGGTTGCTTTGATCTACTGTCATTTTCCTAAATCCATTCGCACTACCATTCATAGGAATTGTGTTCGCACATTAAAACCTGGTGGCATTTTGTTATTGGAAGCGTTTTCTCCCGACCAGTTAAAATATACATCAGGTGGTCCGAAAGATCCTGATATGCTCTACCATTTAAAAGATTTGCGGATGGATTTTTCGGAAATGAGTGTTGAATATGAAGAGGCTTTGGAAATTGAACTGAATGAAAGTCCGTTCCATAGAGGAAAAGCCGCCATTGTAAGATTGGTTTTACGAAAAATTTAA
- a CDS encoding nitroreductase, which produces MNSEMISIHETATSVTEALDTRHSIREYLSQPIPEEILKRIFEKALRSPSWKNSQPWKVHIVSGGKKDLLAEALTKAALESTPRPETSWPESYPSDAKKRMFDLGMKIYGVAGIDRKDKEARDKFMLRNFEFFGAPTAVFITSKFDLNFFVGIDLGCFLQSVLLLAREEGLGTCPQAALGAFPDVVRNALTLPQEEKVILGLSIGYPNPDSELNRFHTPRESAEDLIHFY; this is translated from the coding sequence ATGAACTCTGAAATGATATCCATTCACGAAACGGCTACTTCGGTCACAGAAGCATTAGATACTCGCCATAGTATCCGAGAATACCTGTCCCAACCGATTCCAGAAGAAATCCTCAAACGAATTTTTGAAAAGGCCTTACGCTCCCCCAGTTGGAAAAACTCCCAACCTTGGAAGGTTCATATTGTGAGTGGGGGAAAAAAAGACCTCTTAGCGGAAGCACTGACAAAAGCAGCACTTGAATCTACCCCACGTCCTGAAACTAGTTGGCCAGAATCTTATCCAAGCGACGCTAAAAAACGAATGTTTGATTTAGGTATGAAAATCTATGGAGTAGCAGGAATAGATAGAAAAGACAAAGAAGCGAGAGATAAGTTTATGCTTCGAAACTTTGAATTCTTCGGGGCACCGACGGCTGTCTTTATCACCTCCAAATTCGATCTAAACTTTTTTGTTGGAATTGATTTAGGATGTTTTCTCCAATCGGTTTTGCTCTTAGCAAGAGAAGAAGGTTTAGGCACATGCCCCCAAGCAGCCCTTGGTGCCTTTCCCGATGTGGTAAGAAATGCTCTTACATTACCCCAAGAGGAAAAAGTGATTTTGGGACTAAGCATTGGGTATCCGAATCCAGATTCAGAACTTAACAGGTTCCATACACCGAGGGAATCGGCCGAAGATTTAATTCATTTCTATTGA
- a CDS encoding TetR/AcrR family transcriptional regulator codes for MKKEPTRVRLLQVSRNLFLKQGYSETGLNQIVEEAKTVKASLYQHFSSKEMLGKEVLRIYSEENLTLLKSLMKRNPKPLDFIKAWVRILSREARESQLYGCGMANFRAQIAANELEIRKEIEEIANRTIDCLAEYLEDSVGNVHLNSKVDCRLLAKQLFFVYEGVLQGYRLLDDKRSLDELYRIAECLIPNSK; via the coding sequence ATGAAAAAGGAACCAACCCGAGTCCGACTTCTCCAAGTCAGCCGCAATTTATTTTTAAAACAAGGATACTCAGAAACCGGACTCAATCAAATTGTGGAAGAGGCTAAAACTGTCAAAGCAAGCCTCTACCAACACTTTTCCTCAAAAGAAATGTTGGGTAAGGAAGTGCTTCGGATCTATTCGGAAGAAAATTTAACATTGCTTAAATCCTTGATGAAAAGAAATCCAAAACCATTGGATTTTATCAAAGCATGGGTGCGAATTCTTTCGAGAGAAGCAAGGGAATCCCAACTGTATGGATGTGGGATGGCAAATTTCCGAGCCCAAATTGCTGCAAATGAATTGGAAATTCGGAAAGAAATTGAAGAAATTGCCAATCGAACTATCGATTGTTTAGCAGAGTATCTGGAAGATTCGGTTGGGAACGTTCACTTAAATTCTAAAGTGGATTGTCGACTACTCGCCAAACAATTATTTTTTGTTTATGAGGGGGTTTTGCAAGGATACCGTTTGCTTGATGATAAAAGATCATTGGATGAACTTTATCGTATTGCAGAATGTTTAATTCCTAATTCTAAATGA